A stretch of DNA from Candidatus Zixiibacteriota bacterium:
CAAGGAAAAAGCAAAATGACCGCCTTGGTTGCAGTGATGAGGAAAATGATAACCATTCTTAACACGATGCTCGCAAAAAAAGAAAGGTGGAACCCTAAATTAGCTTGACATTAAAGACAGTCG
This window harbors:
- a CDS encoding IS110 family transposase, which produces QGKSKMTALVAVMRKMITILNTMLAKKERWNPKLA